One segment of Triticum aestivum cultivar Chinese Spring chromosome 2A, IWGSC CS RefSeq v2.1, whole genome shotgun sequence DNA contains the following:
- the LOC123188791 gene encoding potassium transporter 22: MAEQQQKGGDDEVLEVECALDMPEVVQRQDSLYRDASRAGGASHHGHERWGKTLRLAFQCVGVLYGDIGTSPLYVYSSTFTAGVRHTDDLLGVLSLIIYSFILFTMVKYVYIALRANDDGDGGTFALYSLISRHAKVSLVPNQQAEDELHILEQDDPKSFSRRRALATLQLASPAAYRAQRVKELLETSKPVRISLFLLTILATAMVISDACLTPAISVLSAVGGLKEKAPHLTTDQIVWITVAILVALFSVQRFGTDKVGYFFAPVVILWLLLIGGVGVYNLVKHDIGVLRAFNPKYIADYFRRNKKDAWISLGGILLCFTGTEALFADLGYFSIRSIQLSFGFGLVPSVLLAYAGQAAFLRKYPEEVANTFYRSTPTVLFWPTFVLAIAASIIGSQAMISCAFATISHSQALGCFPRVKILHTSKQYQGQLYIPEVNFLLGFAACVVTVAFKTTVVIGEAHGICVVLVMLITTLLLTVVMLLVWRMNAWCVALFFAVFMASESVYLSSVLYKFLHGGYIPVVISAVLMAVMMVWHYVHVKRYKYELERTVSPDKVRELLDGRDLRKVPGVGLFYTDLVQGIPPVFPHLIQKIPSIHAVLLFVSVKHLPVPHVDMSERFLFRQVEPREHKLYRCVARYGYRDPLEEAKDFAANLVERLQYYIRDVNLYGVDVDAKAGKVSYPSSRCDSMARSTRRSSMAMTMTMQQHYSSASYTESLALARARSTSSGATGRMNMNGLIMMPSASYTERERQGRSIYAEEMMTPAESFSELAMQVVPSGRYAASSQQLFQAAKMSLEEMAKIEEEQRYIEREMEKGVVYIMGENEVVARPHSSLLKKVIVNYVYAFLRKNCRQGDKMLAIPRSQLLKVGMSYEI, from the exons ATGGCTGAGCAGCAACAGAAGGGTGGTGATGATGAGGTGCTGGAGGTGGAGTGCGCGCTGGACATGCCGGAGGTGGTGCAGCGGCAGGACTCGCTGTACCGGGacgcctcccgggccggcggcgccAGCCACCACGGCCATGAGCGGTGGGGCAAGACGCTGCGCCTCGCGTTCCAGTGCGTCGGCGTGCTCTACGGCGACATCGGCACGTCGCCCCTCTACGTCTACTCCAGCACCTTCACCGCCGGCGTCCGGCACACCGACGACCTGCTCGGCGTCCTCTCCCTCATCATCTACAGCTTCATACTCTTCACCATGGTCAAGTACGTCTACATCGCCCTCCGCGCCAACGACGACGGAGACG GCGGTACGTTCGCGCTCTACTCTCTCATCTCGCGGCACGCCAAGGTGAGCCTGGTGCCGAACCAGCAGGCGGAGGACGAGCTGCACATCCTGGAGCAGGACGACCCCAAGTCCTTCAGCCGGCGGCGCGCCCTGGCCACGCTGcagctggcctcgccggcggcgtaCCGCGCGCAGCGGGTGAAGGAGCTCCTGGAGACGAGCAAGCCCGTGCGCATCTCGCTCTTCCTGCTCACCATCCTCGCCACGGCCATGGTGATCAGCGACGCCTGCCTGACGCCGGCCATCTCCGTGCTGTCCGCCGTGGGAGGGCTCAAGGAGAAGGCGCCGCACCTCACCACAG ACCAGATCGTGTGGATCACGGTGGCCATTCTGGTGGCGCTCTTCTCGGTGCAGCGCTTCGGCACGGACAAGGTGGGCTACTTCTTCGCGCCGGTCGTCATCCTCTGGCTGCTCCTCATCGGCGGCGTCGGCGTCTACAACCTCGTCAAGCACGACATCGGCGTCCTCCGGGCCTTCAACCCCAAGTACATCGCCGACTACTTCCGCCGCAACAAGAAGGACGCCTGGATCTCCCTCGGCGGCATCCTCCTCTGCTTCACCGGCACCGAGGCTCTCTTCGCCGACCTCGGCTACTTCAGCATCCGCTCCATCCAGCTCAGCTTCGGCTTCGGCCTCGTCCCCTCCGTGCTCCTCGCCTACGCCGGCCAGGCCGCCTTCCTCCGCAAGTACCCGGAGGAGGTGGCCAACACCTTCTACAGGTCCACCCCGACGGTCCTCTTCTGGCCCACCTTCGTCCTGGCCATCGCCGCCTCCATCATCGGCAGCCAGGCCATGATCTCCTGCGCCTTCGCCACCATCTCCCACTCGCAGGCGCTGGGGTGCTTCCCGCGCGTCAAGATCCTGCACACCTCCAAGCAGTACCAGGGCCAGCTCTACATCCCGGAGGTCAACTTCCTGCTGGGCTTCGCCGCCTGCGTCGTCACCGTGGCCTTCAAGACCACCGTGGTCATCGGCGAGGCGCACGGCATCTGCGTCGTCCTCGTCATGCTCATCACCACGCTGCTCCTCACCGTGGTGATGCTCCTGGTGTGGAGGATGAACGCGTGGTGCGTGGCGCTTTTCTTCGCCGTCTTCATGGCGTCCGAGTCCGTCTACCTCTCCTCGGTGCTCTACAAGTTCCTGCACGGAGGGTACATCCCCGTGGTCATCTCGGCGGTGCTCATGGCCGTCATGATGGTGTGGCACTACGTGCACGTGAAGCGCTACAAGTACGAGCTGGAGCGCACGGTGTCGCCGGACAAGGTGCGGGAGCTGCTGGACGGCCGCGACCTGCGCAAGGTGCCCGGCGTGGGGCTCTTCTACACGGACCTGGTGCAGGGGATCCCGCCGGTGTTCCCGCACCTCATCCAGAAGATCCCGTCCATCCACGCCGTGCTGCTCTTCGTCTCCGTGAAGCACCTCCCCGTCCCGCACGTGGACATGTCGGAGCGGTTCCTGTTCCGGCAGGTGGAGCCGAGGGAGCACAAGCTGTACCGGTGCGTGGCGAGGTACGGGTACCGTGACCCGCTGGAGGAGGCCAAGGACTTCGCGGCCAACCTGGTGGAGCGCCTCCAGTACTACATCCGCGACGTGAACCTGTACGGCGTGGACGTGGACGCCAAGGCCGGCAAGGTGAGCTACCCGAGCTCGCGCTGCGACAGCATGGCCAGGTCGACCCGGCGCAGCAGCAtggcgatgacgatgacgatgcAGCAGCACTACTCGTCGGCGTCCTACACGGAGAGCCTTGCGCTGGCTCGGGCAAGGTCGACGTCGTCGGGGGCCACCGGGCGCATGAACATGAACGGCCTGATCATGATGCCGTCGGCGTCCTACacggagagggagaggcaggggcGGTCCATCTACGCGGAGGAGATGATGACGCCGGCCGAGTCCTTCTCGGAGCTGGCAATGCAGGTGGTGCCGTCGGGGCGGTACGCCGCGAGTAGCCAGCAGCTGTTCCAGGCGGCGAAGATGAGCCTGGAGGAGATGGCCAAGATCGAGGAGGAGCAGAGGTACATCGAGCGGGAGATGGAGAAGGGGGTGGTGTACATCATGGGGGAGAACGAGGTGGTGGCGCGGCCTCACTCCTCGCTGCTCAAGAAAGTCATCGTCAACTACGTCTACGCCTTCCTCAGGAAGAACTGCAGGCAAGGGGATAAGATGCTCGCCATCCCAAGAAGCCAGCTGCTCAAGGTCGGAATGTCTTACGAGATCTAG